One genomic window of Niveibacterium sp. SC-1 includes the following:
- a CDS encoding AAA family ATPase — MEPARKIGLFQHGLEEYADYLRLLRLRALFAAGAHESCFDKQGALENEHFRDGLLPTNAATSETEREILVGEWKALEQSAPSWPSDSPLSQNLKWVQENFELDEQDGRLLALFAACRQDPTLHTLLERELPDVGWQAFLSLCAIFTGDPREAVAQKLAPSGPLMRCGLLTLDRSSVEAFPSRVTWRTGLASALLRSTPGIAHAVGALVPAMSFEGAFALDAFPHVRDDARLLVKYLDATASRGVPGANLLIYGPPGTGKSELARAITQSAGIQLHRIQASGDNSEAVDRDERLELYQLGQRVLKHTPRVALLFDEAEDFFGSLNLQPGGVTRGRKGWAVELFEANPVPTIWITNDHLAIDPAILRRFDYVLGLQPPPASVRREMATRALAPLGVSTEQIEQVAGESMLTPAMITRAARFIALSCSQNGEDGSEANRAVAHFIRNQRLARNEASPAAREHPPIAYDPRSCTADCDLGELTAMLAETCSARICLYGPPGTGKTAFAKHVAQSVDRPLLSVTASNLLSRYVGGTEELIVQAFESAREDHAVLFLDEADSLLLSRSSAQQTWEVSATNELLCQIERFDGILLAATNLFDRLDPAVLRRFDAKIRFDWLSFERARQLLASAASELRLSMDDSALARLRGLTTLAPGDFALVMRQHRFRKIHSMAEFVTRLEAELAVKGLSARKPIGFVTA, encoded by the coding sequence ATGGAGCCCGCCCGCAAGATCGGACTCTTCCAGCACGGGCTGGAGGAATATGCCGACTACCTTCGTCTGCTTCGCTTGCGAGCGCTCTTCGCTGCTGGCGCTCATGAGTCGTGCTTCGACAAGCAGGGAGCACTCGAGAACGAGCATTTCCGCGACGGCCTATTGCCGACCAACGCGGCAACCTCGGAGACCGAGCGAGAGATCCTGGTTGGCGAATGGAAGGCGCTTGAGCAGTCTGCCCCGTCGTGGCCGAGTGACTCACCGCTGAGTCAGAATCTCAAGTGGGTGCAGGAAAACTTTGAGCTGGACGAACAAGACGGTCGATTGCTCGCGCTCTTCGCTGCGTGCAGGCAAGACCCGACACTACACACCTTGCTTGAGCGCGAACTGCCTGATGTCGGCTGGCAAGCGTTCCTGTCCCTGTGCGCCATCTTCACGGGTGACCCTCGCGAGGCAGTCGCCCAGAAACTGGCACCGTCCGGTCCGCTAATGAGATGCGGCCTCCTGACGCTTGACCGCAGCTCCGTCGAGGCATTTCCGTCGAGGGTGACCTGGCGAACTGGGCTCGCTTCGGCTCTGTTGCGTAGCACCCCTGGCATCGCCCACGCTGTTGGCGCGCTGGTGCCCGCCATGTCTTTTGAGGGAGCTTTCGCGCTCGACGCGTTTCCTCACGTCCGCGACGACGCGCGACTGCTGGTCAAGTATCTGGACGCAACCGCAAGCCGCGGCGTCCCGGGCGCGAATCTCCTGATCTATGGTCCTCCGGGCACAGGCAAGTCAGAGCTTGCTCGCGCCATCACTCAATCCGCGGGTATTCAGCTGCATCGAATCCAGGCCTCTGGTGACAACAGCGAGGCGGTTGATCGGGATGAGCGCCTGGAGCTCTATCAGCTTGGACAACGGGTCCTCAAACATACTCCGCGTGTCGCCCTGCTGTTTGACGAGGCCGAAGACTTCTTCGGCTCCCTGAATCTTCAGCCGGGCGGCGTGACACGCGGTCGCAAGGGTTGGGCCGTTGAGCTCTTCGAAGCGAACCCCGTCCCGACGATCTGGATCACGAACGACCATCTCGCGATCGACCCGGCCATCCTGCGGCGGTTCGACTATGTGCTGGGGCTGCAGCCGCCGCCGGCGTCGGTTAGACGCGAGATGGCTACGCGCGCACTCGCCCCGCTGGGTGTGAGCACAGAACAGATCGAGCAGGTGGCGGGCGAGTCGATGCTGACGCCCGCCATGATCACGCGCGCGGCTCGATTCATAGCGCTCTCCTGCAGCCAGAACGGCGAAGACGGAAGCGAAGCAAACCGCGCGGTCGCCCACTTCATCCGCAACCAAAGACTCGCTCGCAATGAAGCGAGCCCTGCGGCTCGAGAGCACCCGCCTATCGCCTACGATCCGCGATCTTGCACGGCTGACTGCGACTTGGGCGAACTCACCGCGATGCTGGCGGAGACGTGCTCGGCGCGGATCTGTCTGTACGGCCCGCCCGGGACGGGGAAGACGGCCTTTGCCAAGCACGTTGCCCAGTCGGTCGATCGTCCGCTGCTGTCCGTGACGGCGTCCAATCTGCTCTCGCGCTACGTCGGCGGCACCGAGGAACTCATTGTCCAAGCGTTCGAGTCTGCACGCGAGGATCACGCCGTGTTGTTTCTCGACGAGGCCGATTCGTTGCTACTGAGTCGATCGAGCGCACAACAAACCTGGGAGGTCAGCGCCACGAACGAGTTGCTCTGCCAGATCGAGCGCTTCGACGGCATTCTGCTTGCTGCGACGAACCTGTTCGACCGGCTCGACCCCGCAGTACTCCGACGCTTTGACGCAAAGATCCGCTTCGACTGGTTGAGCTTTGAGCGTGCTCGCCAACTTCTGGCGTCGGCCGCTTCAGAGCTTCGCCTATCGATGGACGACTCCGCGCTAGCAAGGTTGCGTGGACTGACGACCCTGGCGCCCGGCGACTTCGCGCTAGTGATGCGCCAACACCGTTTCCGCAAGATCCACAGCATGGCCGAATTCGTCACGCGGCTCGAAGCCGAGCTCGCGGTCAAGGGGCTATCCGCCAGGAAACCCATCGGCTTCGTAACCGCCTGA
- a CDS encoding Sir2 family NAD-dependent protein deacetylase, with the protein MRLITRLLARWRHNGRGPVDARRTSKLYIAPEVLESAAKLIREADGLFICAGAGMGVDSGLPDFRGAAGLWRDYPAFAQTGLSLERFATGAAFVERPRMAWGLMGHLIDLFRKAPPHAGYAILNEWAKAAPCGAFVFTSNVDDHFQRAGFPENRIVECHGSLFHLQCANHCGQPIWSGRTLEVPTSQGEAEWQGPLPTCPACGGLARPNVLLFGDYGWNPDRTENQSTALTAWMRQIHRAVVIEIGVGTAIPSVRVFASGLEHPLIRINPEATPALRPDDLRLQVGALEGLTAIDSLIRRSPR; encoded by the coding sequence ATGCGACTGATCACTCGTCTGCTCGCGAGATGGCGACACAACGGGCGTGGGCCAGTCGACGCCCGGCGCACATCGAAGTTGTACATCGCCCCCGAAGTCCTCGAGTCCGCTGCAAAACTGATCCGCGAAGCCGACGGCTTGTTCATCTGTGCCGGCGCCGGCATGGGCGTCGACTCTGGTTTGCCCGATTTTCGTGGCGCGGCTGGATTGTGGCGCGACTACCCGGCATTCGCGCAAACAGGGTTGTCTCTCGAGCGTTTCGCTACGGGAGCGGCCTTCGTCGAGCGCCCGCGCATGGCCTGGGGGCTGATGGGTCACCTCATCGACTTGTTTCGCAAGGCCCCTCCGCACGCGGGGTACGCCATCCTGAACGAGTGGGCCAAGGCCGCTCCGTGCGGCGCCTTCGTTTTCACCTCCAACGTGGATGACCACTTCCAACGCGCGGGCTTCCCCGAGAACCGGATCGTCGAATGCCACGGATCACTGTTCCACCTCCAGTGCGCCAATCACTGCGGCCAGCCGATATGGAGTGGACGCACGCTTGAGGTGCCAACCTCGCAGGGCGAGGCCGAGTGGCAAGGGCCCCTGCCGACGTGCCCGGCATGCGGCGGACTGGCCCGGCCGAACGTGCTGCTGTTCGGCGACTACGGCTGGAATCCGGATCGCACCGAGAATCAATCAACTGCCCTCACGGCCTGGATGCGGCAGATCCATCGTGCCGTCGTTATCGAAATCGGCGTGGGGACCGCCATCCCATCCGTGCGCGTCTTCGCCAGCGGGCTGGAGCATCCGCTGATCCGAATCAACCCCGAGGCCACACCGGCGCTGCGACCCGACGATCTTCGGCTGCAGGTCGGGGCACTGGAAGGCTTGACGGCAATCGACTCGCTCATCAGGAGGTCGCCGCGATGA
- a CDS encoding anion transporter: MTTTILIIFLTVYLGMVLGGLPFLQLDRTGVALLGAIALISINALSLEEAVAAIHLPTVILLFSFMVISAQMRLGGFYDWITLKLGTLSLSPPGLLAVLIAVIAALSAVFSNDIVCLAVAPVLIDACKQRKLAPVPFLLALACAANIGSAATLIGNPQNILIGQTLRLPFHGYFLDAAIPVVLGLLITWWVIVWKTGGQWQEEGSIPLDGTAPDPQREEVPFNAWQTTKGLIIAVVLLVAFLVTPWPTEHMALIGAGILLMSRQFHSRNMLGLIDWELLVLFMSLFVVNHALQRTGVTADAIHYLASLGLHLDQPAPLFAATFLLSNIVSNVPAVMLLLPIAHHEMSGLLLALISTLSGNLLIVGSIANIIVVDAAARRGIAIDWKAHARVGVLVTLLSLAVSGAYLAIRF, translated from the coding sequence GGCATGGTCCTTGGCGGGCTGCCCTTTCTGCAACTTGACCGGACCGGTGTGGCACTCCTCGGTGCCATCGCCCTCATCAGCATCAACGCGTTGAGCCTGGAAGAGGCAGTTGCCGCCATTCACCTGCCGACTGTGATCCTGCTCTTTTCCTTCATGGTCATATCGGCGCAGATGCGCCTCGGTGGCTTCTATGACTGGATCACCCTGAAGCTGGGCACCTTGTCGCTGAGTCCCCCCGGATTGCTCGCAGTATTGATCGCCGTGATCGCTGCGCTGTCAGCCGTGTTCAGCAACGATATCGTGTGCCTGGCCGTCGCCCCCGTGCTGATCGACGCCTGCAAGCAACGCAAGCTCGCACCGGTACCTTTTCTGCTGGCGCTTGCCTGTGCGGCCAACATTGGGTCCGCTGCGACACTGATCGGCAATCCGCAGAACATCCTGATCGGCCAGACCCTGCGGTTGCCGTTCCACGGTTATTTCCTCGATGCGGCGATCCCGGTGGTTCTAGGGCTTCTGATCACCTGGTGGGTCATCGTCTGGAAGACCGGCGGCCAATGGCAGGAAGAAGGCAGCATCCCTCTTGACGGCACGGCGCCCGACCCGCAACGCGAGGAAGTGCCGTTCAACGCGTGGCAAACCACAAAGGGCCTGATCATTGCGGTCGTGCTGCTTGTCGCGTTCCTCGTCACACCTTGGCCGACAGAACACATGGCCCTCATTGGCGCCGGCATTCTGCTCATGAGCCGCCAGTTTCACTCCCGAAACATGTTGGGGCTCATAGATTGGGAACTCCTGGTTCTGTTCATGAGCCTTTTCGTGGTCAATCACGCGCTCCAGCGGACGGGCGTGACCGCGGACGCCATCCATTACCTGGCATCGCTCGGGTTGCATCTGGATCAGCCTGCGCCGCTGTTCGCAGCTACATTCCTGCTGTCCAACATCGTCTCCAACGTCCCGGCCGTGATGCTGCTCCTGCCGATTGCCCACCATGAGATGAGTGGCCTGCTTCTCGCCCTGATCAGTACGCTGTCAGGCAACCTGCTGATCGTGGGGAGCATCGCCAACATCATCGTTGTCGATGCCGCCGCACGCAGGGGAATCGCCATTGACTGGAAGGCCCACGCCCGCGTCGGCGTATTGGTCACACTGCTGAGTCTGGCGGTCTCAGGAGCCTACCTGGCGATTCGTTTCTAG